One Mangifera indica cultivar Alphonso chromosome 4, CATAS_Mindica_2.1, whole genome shotgun sequence genomic region harbors:
- the LOC123212716 gene encoding auxin response factor 2B-like isoform X1, protein MRQEKMIQMMKPSRSILFVDRGGLFLLLPVSVTESQSVSSVVARISFSESGGDSVGGGEDRALYKELWHACAGPLVTVPRRGDIVFYFPQGHIEQVEASMNQASDQQMPAYDLTAKILCRVVNVELKAEPETDEVFAQMTLHPLDKHEEDTVEKEVEPPPPRPRVYSFCKTLTASDTSTHGGFSVLRRHAEECLPPLDMSKQPPTQELVSKDLHGNEWRFRHIFRGQPRRHLLQSGWSLFVSSKKLVAGDAFIFLRGETGELRVGVRCAKRQPSTVSSSVISSHSMHVGVLATAWHAVKTGTRFSVYYKPRTSPAEFIVPYDKYMESVKNNYTIGMRFKMRFEGEESSEQRFSGTVIGVEDADPIKWPGSKWRCLKVHWDENSPHHHPERISPWEAEFSQAFPQDPLPLCRMKRPRPNIASSSTSSFVLTEEGSSKIAVDPSPDFETSRVLRGIIPGSNESSIAHSAGVPIPSLASQSSHEPCKKFQSFVEQNAEDVDQMKNHDVDQESIFKLLPGAVMHVNSPFNMVESGRKIRAVEDKERQCQNALNIRPVPFQWYERLHGPEINQQSGSWILPFLSSYAEGSSHQMVSDAQPQSSKQQEVVKSKGDGSCKLFGFSLMSKPVATDLALPHINSVHGRQRQINLASNHAQDLGTDSLLQQQKGTSSSEAASGGDEQGNLFQTSEQLPRDVGKQLTASVRSCVKVHKQGIAVGRSVDLNKLNGYDELIAELDRIFEFNGELIARNKNWMIVFTDDEGDMMLVGDDPWLEFCSVVRRIFVYTREEVKQMDPRPLNVKIKDNSFIADPNVGSTEDKSFTHPPVASPSEV, encoded by the exons ATGAGACAGGAAAAAATGATTCAGATGATGAAACCAAGCCGATCCATATTGTTCGTGGATCGAGGTGGACTTTTCTTATTGCTTCCTGTTTCAGTTACAGAGTCGCAGAGTGTTTCGAGTGTCGTAGCCAGAATTAGCTTTTCGGAG AGTGGTGGAGATTCAGTAGGAGGAGGAGAAGATCGTGCTTTGTACAAGGAGTTATGGCATGCGTGTGCAGGTCCGCTTGTGACGGTGCCTCGTCGAGGCGACATCGTTTTTTACTTTCCTCAAGGTCATATAGAGCAGGTTGAAGCCTCGATGAATCAAGCCTCTGATCAACAGATGCCTGCTTATGATCTTACTGCCAAAATACTTTGTCGTGTTGTCAATGTTGAATTGAAG GCTGAACCTGAGACTGATGAAGTGTTTGCTCAAATGACTTTGCATCCGTTAGATAAA CATGAGGAGGATACGGTGGAGAAGGAAGTGGAGCCTCCGCCTCCCCGTCCTCGAGTCTATTCCTTTTGTAAGACTTTAACGGCGTCCGATACAAGCACTCACGGTGGATTTTCAGTGTTGAGACGACATGCTGAAGAATGCCTGCCTCCTCTG GACATGTCCAAACAGCCTCCTACACAGGAGTTGGTTAGCAAGGACTTGCATGGAAATGAGTGGCGATTTCGCCACATCTTTCGGG GTCAACCAAGGAGGCATCTTCTTCAAAGCGGTTGGAGTCTTTTTGTCAGCTCAAAGAAGCTTGTAGCTGGAGACGCTTTTATTTTCCTCAG GGGTGAAACTGGGGAACTTCGTGTTGGGGTAAGATGTGCTAAAAGGCAGCCAAGTACAGTTTCTTCTTCAGTTATATCAAGCCACAGTATGCATGTTGGTGTTCTTGCAACAGCATGGCATGCTGTTAAAACAGGCACAAGGTTTTCTGTCTACTACAAACCCCGGACTAGCCCTGCTGAGTTCATTGTTCCTTATGACAAATATATGGAGTCTGTGAAGAACAACTACACCATAGGAATGAGATTCAAGATGAGGTTTGAAGGTGAAGAGTCTTCAGAACAGAG ATTCTCAGGCACTGTTATTGGAGTTGAAGACGCTGATCCCATTAAGTGGCCTGGTTCAAAGTGGAGATGTCTTAAG gTACATTGGGATGAAAATTCTCCTCATCATCATCCAGAGAGGATTTCTCCGTGGGAGGCAGAGTTTTCTCAAGCTTTTCCTCAGGATCCTCTTCCTCTCTGCCGAATGAAAAGACCTCGTCCAAACATTGCTTCATCATCAACCAGTTCCTTTGTGCTCACAGAGGAAG GATCATCAAAAATTGCTGTAGACCCTTCTCCAGATTTTGAAACTTCAAGAGTCTTGAGAGGCATAATTCCAGGGAGCAATGAGTCATCCATTGCTCATAGTGCAGGTGTACCCATTCCATCACTAG CTTCTCAGAGCTCGCATGAACCCTGCAAAAAATTTCAGTCCTTTGTGGAGCAGAATGCTGAAGATGTTGACCAAATGAAGAATCATGATGTAGATCAGGAAAGCATATTCAAGTTGCTTCCGGGGGCTGTGATGCATGTAAATTCCCCATTTAACATGGTGGAGTCTGGCAGGAAAATTCGTGCAGTGGAAGATAAAGAGAGGCAATGCCAGAATGCTTTAAATATTAGACCTGTCCCATTCCAATGGTATGAAAGACTTCATGGCCCCGAAATCAATCAGCAGTCAGGAAGCTGGATTTTGCCTTTTCTTTCATCATATGCCGAGGGCTCTTCCCATCAAATGGTGTCCGATGCACAACCTCAGTCTTCAAAACAACAGGAGGTGGTGAAATCTAAAGGAGATGGCAGTTGCAAACTTTTTGGTTTCTCTCTCATGAGTAAACCTGTGGCAACAGATCTGGCCTTGCCACATATAAACTCTGTGCATGGGCGACAACGGCAAATCAATCTTGCTTCAAATCATGCACAAGATTTGGGCACTGACTCACTGTTGCAGCAACAGAAGGGTACAAGTTCGAGTGAGGCTGCCAGTGGAGGTGATGAACAGGGCAATCTATTTCAGACTTCAGAACAACTTCCGAGAGACGTGGGAAAGCAGTTGACTGCTTCAGTCAGAAGTTGCGTTAAG GTGCACAAGCAGGGGATTGCTGTGGGGAGGTCTGTGGACCTTAACAAGTTAAATGGCTATGATGAATTGATTGCAGAACTGGAtcgaatttttgaatttaatggTGAATTGATTGCTCGTAACAAAAACTGGATGATTGTTTTTACTGATGATGAAGGTGATATGATGCTAGTAGGAGATGATCCATGGCT GGAATTCTGTAGCGTTGTCCGCAGGATCTTTGTTTACACTCGAGAGGAGGTTAAGCAAATGGATCCACGACCCCTGAATGTAAAAATCAAGGATAATTCATTCATTGCAGATCCAAATGTCGGTTCAACAGAGGACAAAAGCTTCACACATCCTCCAGTAGCGAGTCCTTCTGAGGTCTAG
- the LOC123212716 gene encoding auxin response factor 2A-like isoform X2 yields the protein MRQEKMIQMMKPSRSILFVDRGGLFLLLPVSVTESQSVSSVVARISFSESGGDSVGGGEDRALYKELWHACAGPLVTVPRRGDIVFYFPQGHIEQVEASMNQASDQQMPAYDLTAKILCRVVNVELKAEPETDEVFAQMTLHPLDKHEEDTVEKEVEPPPPRPRVYSFCKTLTASDTSTHGGFSVLRRHAEECLPPLDMSKQPPTQELVSKDLHGNEWRFRHIFRGQPRRHLLQSGWSLFVSSKKLVAGDAFIFLRGETGELRVGVRCAKRQPSTVSSSVISSHSMHVGVLATAWHAVKTGTRFSVYYKPRTSPAEFIVPYDKYMESVKNNYTIGMRFKMRFEGEESSEQRFSGTVIGVEDADPIKWPGSKWRCLKVHWDENSPHHHPERISPWEAEFSQAFPQDPLPLCRMKRPRPNIASSSTSSFVLTEEDPSPDFETSRVLRGIIPGSNESSIAHSAGVPIPSLASQSSHEPCKKFQSFVEQNAEDVDQMKNHDVDQESIFKLLPGAVMHVNSPFNMVESGRKIRAVEDKERQCQNALNIRPVPFQWYERLHGPEINQQSGSWILPFLSSYAEGSSHQMVSDAQPQSSKQQEVVKSKGDGSCKLFGFSLMSKPVATDLALPHINSVHGRQRQINLASNHAQDLGTDSLLQQQKGTSSSEAASGGDEQGNLFQTSEQLPRDVGKQLTASVRSCVKVHKQGIAVGRSVDLNKLNGYDELIAELDRIFEFNGELIARNKNWMIVFTDDEGDMMLVGDDPWLEFCSVVRRIFVYTREEVKQMDPRPLNVKIKDNSFIADPNVGSTEDKSFTHPPVASPSEV from the exons ATGAGACAGGAAAAAATGATTCAGATGATGAAACCAAGCCGATCCATATTGTTCGTGGATCGAGGTGGACTTTTCTTATTGCTTCCTGTTTCAGTTACAGAGTCGCAGAGTGTTTCGAGTGTCGTAGCCAGAATTAGCTTTTCGGAG AGTGGTGGAGATTCAGTAGGAGGAGGAGAAGATCGTGCTTTGTACAAGGAGTTATGGCATGCGTGTGCAGGTCCGCTTGTGACGGTGCCTCGTCGAGGCGACATCGTTTTTTACTTTCCTCAAGGTCATATAGAGCAGGTTGAAGCCTCGATGAATCAAGCCTCTGATCAACAGATGCCTGCTTATGATCTTACTGCCAAAATACTTTGTCGTGTTGTCAATGTTGAATTGAAG GCTGAACCTGAGACTGATGAAGTGTTTGCTCAAATGACTTTGCATCCGTTAGATAAA CATGAGGAGGATACGGTGGAGAAGGAAGTGGAGCCTCCGCCTCCCCGTCCTCGAGTCTATTCCTTTTGTAAGACTTTAACGGCGTCCGATACAAGCACTCACGGTGGATTTTCAGTGTTGAGACGACATGCTGAAGAATGCCTGCCTCCTCTG GACATGTCCAAACAGCCTCCTACACAGGAGTTGGTTAGCAAGGACTTGCATGGAAATGAGTGGCGATTTCGCCACATCTTTCGGG GTCAACCAAGGAGGCATCTTCTTCAAAGCGGTTGGAGTCTTTTTGTCAGCTCAAAGAAGCTTGTAGCTGGAGACGCTTTTATTTTCCTCAG GGGTGAAACTGGGGAACTTCGTGTTGGGGTAAGATGTGCTAAAAGGCAGCCAAGTACAGTTTCTTCTTCAGTTATATCAAGCCACAGTATGCATGTTGGTGTTCTTGCAACAGCATGGCATGCTGTTAAAACAGGCACAAGGTTTTCTGTCTACTACAAACCCCGGACTAGCCCTGCTGAGTTCATTGTTCCTTATGACAAATATATGGAGTCTGTGAAGAACAACTACACCATAGGAATGAGATTCAAGATGAGGTTTGAAGGTGAAGAGTCTTCAGAACAGAG ATTCTCAGGCACTGTTATTGGAGTTGAAGACGCTGATCCCATTAAGTGGCCTGGTTCAAAGTGGAGATGTCTTAAG gTACATTGGGATGAAAATTCTCCTCATCATCATCCAGAGAGGATTTCTCCGTGGGAGGCAGAGTTTTCTCAAGCTTTTCCTCAGGATCCTCTTCCTCTCTGCCGAATGAAAAGACCTCGTCCAAACATTGCTTCATCATCAACCAGTTCCTTTGTGCTCACAGAGGAAG ACCCTTCTCCAGATTTTGAAACTTCAAGAGTCTTGAGAGGCATAATTCCAGGGAGCAATGAGTCATCCATTGCTCATAGTGCAGGTGTACCCATTCCATCACTAG CTTCTCAGAGCTCGCATGAACCCTGCAAAAAATTTCAGTCCTTTGTGGAGCAGAATGCTGAAGATGTTGACCAAATGAAGAATCATGATGTAGATCAGGAAAGCATATTCAAGTTGCTTCCGGGGGCTGTGATGCATGTAAATTCCCCATTTAACATGGTGGAGTCTGGCAGGAAAATTCGTGCAGTGGAAGATAAAGAGAGGCAATGCCAGAATGCTTTAAATATTAGACCTGTCCCATTCCAATGGTATGAAAGACTTCATGGCCCCGAAATCAATCAGCAGTCAGGAAGCTGGATTTTGCCTTTTCTTTCATCATATGCCGAGGGCTCTTCCCATCAAATGGTGTCCGATGCACAACCTCAGTCTTCAAAACAACAGGAGGTGGTGAAATCTAAAGGAGATGGCAGTTGCAAACTTTTTGGTTTCTCTCTCATGAGTAAACCTGTGGCAACAGATCTGGCCTTGCCACATATAAACTCTGTGCATGGGCGACAACGGCAAATCAATCTTGCTTCAAATCATGCACAAGATTTGGGCACTGACTCACTGTTGCAGCAACAGAAGGGTACAAGTTCGAGTGAGGCTGCCAGTGGAGGTGATGAACAGGGCAATCTATTTCAGACTTCAGAACAACTTCCGAGAGACGTGGGAAAGCAGTTGACTGCTTCAGTCAGAAGTTGCGTTAAG GTGCACAAGCAGGGGATTGCTGTGGGGAGGTCTGTGGACCTTAACAAGTTAAATGGCTATGATGAATTGATTGCAGAACTGGAtcgaatttttgaatttaatggTGAATTGATTGCTCGTAACAAAAACTGGATGATTGTTTTTACTGATGATGAAGGTGATATGATGCTAGTAGGAGATGATCCATGGCT GGAATTCTGTAGCGTTGTCCGCAGGATCTTTGTTTACACTCGAGAGGAGGTTAAGCAAATGGATCCACGACCCCTGAATGTAAAAATCAAGGATAATTCATTCATTGCAGATCCAAATGTCGGTTCAACAGAGGACAAAAGCTTCACACATCCTCCAGTAGCGAGTCCTTCTGAGGTCTAG
- the LOC123213154 gene encoding annexin-like protein RJ4: MSTIVAPLEHSPLEDAEVIYQACKGWGTDEKAIISILGHRTAYQRQQIRRAYQELHQEDLVKRLESELRGDFERAVYRWILEPADRDAVLAHVALKKLHPAVIIEIACVLCPEELLAVRRAYQARYQHSLEEDVAAHTTGDMRKLLVGLVSAYRHAGPEINERLAKTEAEILHEAIKHHDYEETIRILTTRSKAQLIATFNRYRDEHSNSITKNLSDSKHQEFSAALRTIIRCFIDPTKYYEKVIRNALKGIGSDEGALTRVIVTRAEKDLRQIKEAYHNRNSVSLEHAVAKETSGDYKHFLVTLIGQEG, encoded by the exons ATGTCGACCATTGTTGCTCCTCTCGAGCATTCTCCTCTTGAAGATGCTGAAGTTATCTACCAGGCTTGCAAAG GATGGGGGACTGATGAGAAGGCAATAATTTCAATACTGGGTCATAGAACTGCATATCAAAGGCAGCAGATCAGGAGAGCTTATCAAGAACTTCACCAGGAAGACCTTGTCAAACGCCTCGAGTCTGAACTCAGAGGAGACTTCGAG AGAGCTGTCTACCGATGGATATTGGAACCTGCCGATCGTGATGCTGTACTAGCCCACGTGGCCCTCAAGAAACTTCACCCTGCTGTGATCATCGAAATCGCCTGCGTTCTATGTCCCGAAGAGCTCTTGGCTGTGCGGAGGGCTTACCAGGCTCGCTACCAGCACTCCCTGGAAGAAGATGTGGCTGCTCATACCACTGGTGATATGCGCAAG CTCTTGGTTGGCTTAGTGAGTGCATATAGGCATGCTGGTCCTGAGATCAATGAGAGATTGGCTAAAACTGAGGCTGAAATTCTTCATGAAGCTATCAAGCATCATGATTATGAAGAAACCATCAGGATTTTGACCACAAGGAGTAAGGCACAGCTCATAGCAACTTTCAATCGTTACAGAGATGAACATAGCAATTCCATTACTAAG aATCTGTCAGACTCTAAGCATCAGGAGTTTTCAGCTGCTCTGCGTACAATCATTCGCTGCTTCATCGACCCAACTAAGTACTATGAAAAG GTTATCCGCAATGCATTGAAAGGGATTGGGAGCGATGAGGGTGCACTCACTCGAGTGATCGTTACCCGGGCAGAGAAGGACTTGAGGCAGATCAAAGAGGCTTATCACAACAGGAACAGTGTCTCTCTTGAACATGCAGTGGCCAAGGAGACTTCAGGGGACTACAAACACTTCCTTGTAACTTTGATAGGCCAAGAAGGTTAA